The Myotis daubentonii chromosome 19, mMyoDau2.1, whole genome shotgun sequence genome window below encodes:
- the HIC2 gene encoding hypermethylated in cancer 2 protein isoform X1, which yields MVSGPLALRWYAWAGRGDMGPDMELPSHSKQLLLQLNQQRTKGFLCDVIIMVENSIFRAHKNVLAASSIYFKSLVLHDNLINLDTDMVSSTVFQQILDFIYTGKLLPSDQPAEPNFSTLLTAASYLQLPELAALCRRKLKRAGKPFGSGRVGAAGMGRPPRSQRLSTASVIQARYPGLMDGRKGAHTSQELPQAKGSDDELFLGSSNQESAHSLGRAVCPASGEAGLGSCSTNGSSGGCEQELGLDLSKKSPPLPPATPGPPLTPDDPAQLSDSQHGSPLSASAPPVANSASYADLGGTPSEPMDLEGPEDNHLSLLEGPGGQPRKSLRHSARKKEWSKKEPMAGSPFERREVGPKGSCPGEESEGLGDRVPNGVLASGVAGGGPSGPYREPPYPCKEEEENGKDGSEDSGQSESEGGSGHASAHYMYRQEGYETVSYGDNLYVCIPCAKGFPSSEQLNAHVETHTEEELFIKEEGAYETGSGGAEEEAEDLSAPSAAYAAEPRPFKCSVCEKTYKDPATLRQHEKTHWLTRPFPCNICGKMFTQRGTMTRHMRSHLGLKPFACDECGMRFTRQYRLTEHMRVHSGEKPYECQLCGGKFTQQRNLISHLRMHTSPS from the exons ATGGTTTCTGGGCCCCTGGCACTCCG GTGGTACGCGTGGGCAGGGCGTGGGGACATGGGGCCTGACATGGAGCTGCCCAGCCATTCGAAGCAGCTCCTGCTGCAGCTGAACCAGCAGAGGACAAAGGGCTTCCTGTGTGATGTCATCATCATGGTGGAGAACTCCATCTTCCGGGCCCACAAGAATGTCCTGGCCGCCAGCAGTATTTACTTCAAGTCCCTGGTCCTGCACGACAACCTCATCAACCTGGACACGGACATGGTCAGCTCCACAGTGTTCCAGCAGATCCTGGACTTTATCTATACAGGGAAGCTGCTGCCCAGCGACCAGCCAGCTGAGCCCAACTTCAGCACTCTCCTCACTGCCGCCAGCTACCTCCAGCTGCCCGAGTTGGCAGCCCTCTGCCGTCGAAAACTCAAGCGAGCCGGCAAGCCTTTCGGTTCTGGACGGGTGGGGGCTGCTGGCATGGGGCGGCCCCCCCGCAGCCAGCGGCTGTCCACAGCTTCTGTCATCCAGGCTCGGTATCCAGGGCTCATGGATGGGCGCAAGGGGGCCCACACCTCCCAGGAGCTCCCCCAGGCCAAAGGCTCGGATGATGAGCTCTTCCTCGGCAGCTCCAATCAGGAGAGTGCACACAGCCTGGGCCGGGCTGTCTGTCCAGCCAGTGGGGAGGCCGGCCTGGGCAGTTGCAGCACCAATGGGAGCAGTGGGGGCTGCgagcaggagctgggcctggacTTGTCTAAGAAGAGTCCCCCTTTGCCCCCCGCCACTCCTGgtccccccctcaccccagatGATCCCGCCCAGCTAAGTGACAGTCAGCATGGCTCACCCCTCTCGGCCTCAGCTCCTCCCGTTGCCAACAGTGCCTCTTATGCCGACCTGGGGGGCACCCCCAGTGAGCCCATGGATCTGGAGGGGCCCGAGGACAACCACCTGAGCCTGCTGGAGGGGCCTGGCGGGCAGCCCCGGAAGAGCCTCCGGCACTCGGCCCGCAAGAAGGAGTGGAGCAAAAAGGAGCCCATGGCAGGTTCCCCCTTTGAGCGGAGGGAAGTGGGGCCCAAGGGCTCCTGCCCAGGGGAAGAGAGTGAAGGGCTTGGGGACAGGGTTCCCAACGGCGTCCTGGCCAGCGGTGTAGCAGGGGGCGGCCCCAGCGGGCCCTACAGGGAGCCCCCATACCCCtgcaaggaggaggaagagaacgGCAAGGACGGGAGTGAGGACAGCGGGCAGAGTGAGAGTGAGGGGGGCAGTGGCCACGCCAGCGCCCACTATATGTACCGGCAGGAAGGCTACGAGACAGTGTCCTATGGGGACAACCTGTACGTGTGCATCCCCTGCGCCAAAGGCTTCCCCAGCTCCGAGCAGCTCAACGCCCACGTGGAGACGCACACGGAGGAGGAGCTGTTCATCAAGGAGGAGGGCGCCTACGAGACGGGCAGTGGGGGtgcggaggaggaggcggaggaccTGTCCGCGCCCAGTGCAGCCTACGCAGCTGAGCCCCGGCCCTTCAAGTGCTCAGTCTGTGAGAAGACCTACAAGGACCCGGCCACCCTGCGGCAGCACGAGAAGACGCACTGGCTGACGCGGCCCTTCCCCTGCAACATCTGCGGCAAGATGTTCACGCAGCGTGGCACCATGACCCGCCACATGCGCAGCCACCTGGGCCTGAAGCCCTTCGCCTGTGATGAGTGTGGCATGCGCTTCACCCGCCAGTACCGCCTGACGGAGCACATGCGCGTGCACTCGGGTGAGAAGCCCTACGAGTGCCAGCTCTGTGGGGGCAAGTTCACCCAGCAGCGCAACCTCATCAGCCACCTGCGCATGCACACTTCCCCCTCCTAG
- the HIC2 gene encoding hypermethylated in cancer 2 protein isoform X2: MGPDMELPSHSKQLLLQLNQQRTKGFLCDVIIMVENSIFRAHKNVLAASSIYFKSLVLHDNLINLDTDMVSSTVFQQILDFIYTGKLLPSDQPAEPNFSTLLTAASYLQLPELAALCRRKLKRAGKPFGSGRVGAAGMGRPPRSQRLSTASVIQARYPGLMDGRKGAHTSQELPQAKGSDDELFLGSSNQESAHSLGRAVCPASGEAGLGSCSTNGSSGGCEQELGLDLSKKSPPLPPATPGPPLTPDDPAQLSDSQHGSPLSASAPPVANSASYADLGGTPSEPMDLEGPEDNHLSLLEGPGGQPRKSLRHSARKKEWSKKEPMAGSPFERREVGPKGSCPGEESEGLGDRVPNGVLASGVAGGGPSGPYREPPYPCKEEEENGKDGSEDSGQSESEGGSGHASAHYMYRQEGYETVSYGDNLYVCIPCAKGFPSSEQLNAHVETHTEEELFIKEEGAYETGSGGAEEEAEDLSAPSAAYAAEPRPFKCSVCEKTYKDPATLRQHEKTHWLTRPFPCNICGKMFTQRGTMTRHMRSHLGLKPFACDECGMRFTRQYRLTEHMRVHSGEKPYECQLCGGKFTQQRNLISHLRMHTSPS, encoded by the coding sequence ATGGGGCCTGACATGGAGCTGCCCAGCCATTCGAAGCAGCTCCTGCTGCAGCTGAACCAGCAGAGGACAAAGGGCTTCCTGTGTGATGTCATCATCATGGTGGAGAACTCCATCTTCCGGGCCCACAAGAATGTCCTGGCCGCCAGCAGTATTTACTTCAAGTCCCTGGTCCTGCACGACAACCTCATCAACCTGGACACGGACATGGTCAGCTCCACAGTGTTCCAGCAGATCCTGGACTTTATCTATACAGGGAAGCTGCTGCCCAGCGACCAGCCAGCTGAGCCCAACTTCAGCACTCTCCTCACTGCCGCCAGCTACCTCCAGCTGCCCGAGTTGGCAGCCCTCTGCCGTCGAAAACTCAAGCGAGCCGGCAAGCCTTTCGGTTCTGGACGGGTGGGGGCTGCTGGCATGGGGCGGCCCCCCCGCAGCCAGCGGCTGTCCACAGCTTCTGTCATCCAGGCTCGGTATCCAGGGCTCATGGATGGGCGCAAGGGGGCCCACACCTCCCAGGAGCTCCCCCAGGCCAAAGGCTCGGATGATGAGCTCTTCCTCGGCAGCTCCAATCAGGAGAGTGCACACAGCCTGGGCCGGGCTGTCTGTCCAGCCAGTGGGGAGGCCGGCCTGGGCAGTTGCAGCACCAATGGGAGCAGTGGGGGCTGCgagcaggagctgggcctggacTTGTCTAAGAAGAGTCCCCCTTTGCCCCCCGCCACTCCTGgtccccccctcaccccagatGATCCCGCCCAGCTAAGTGACAGTCAGCATGGCTCACCCCTCTCGGCCTCAGCTCCTCCCGTTGCCAACAGTGCCTCTTATGCCGACCTGGGGGGCACCCCCAGTGAGCCCATGGATCTGGAGGGGCCCGAGGACAACCACCTGAGCCTGCTGGAGGGGCCTGGCGGGCAGCCCCGGAAGAGCCTCCGGCACTCGGCCCGCAAGAAGGAGTGGAGCAAAAAGGAGCCCATGGCAGGTTCCCCCTTTGAGCGGAGGGAAGTGGGGCCCAAGGGCTCCTGCCCAGGGGAAGAGAGTGAAGGGCTTGGGGACAGGGTTCCCAACGGCGTCCTGGCCAGCGGTGTAGCAGGGGGCGGCCCCAGCGGGCCCTACAGGGAGCCCCCATACCCCtgcaaggaggaggaagagaacgGCAAGGACGGGAGTGAGGACAGCGGGCAGAGTGAGAGTGAGGGGGGCAGTGGCCACGCCAGCGCCCACTATATGTACCGGCAGGAAGGCTACGAGACAGTGTCCTATGGGGACAACCTGTACGTGTGCATCCCCTGCGCCAAAGGCTTCCCCAGCTCCGAGCAGCTCAACGCCCACGTGGAGACGCACACGGAGGAGGAGCTGTTCATCAAGGAGGAGGGCGCCTACGAGACGGGCAGTGGGGGtgcggaggaggaggcggaggaccTGTCCGCGCCCAGTGCAGCCTACGCAGCTGAGCCCCGGCCCTTCAAGTGCTCAGTCTGTGAGAAGACCTACAAGGACCCGGCCACCCTGCGGCAGCACGAGAAGACGCACTGGCTGACGCGGCCCTTCCCCTGCAACATCTGCGGCAAGATGTTCACGCAGCGTGGCACCATGACCCGCCACATGCGCAGCCACCTGGGCCTGAAGCCCTTCGCCTGTGATGAGTGTGGCATGCGCTTCACCCGCCAGTACCGCCTGACGGAGCACATGCGCGTGCACTCGGGTGAGAAGCCCTACGAGTGCCAGCTCTGTGGGGGCAAGTTCACCCAGCAGCGCAACCTCATCAGCCACCTGCGCATGCACACTTCCCCCTCCTAG